One genomic window of Pseudopipra pipra isolate bDixPip1 chromosome 17, bDixPip1.hap1, whole genome shotgun sequence includes the following:
- the ZNF335 gene encoding zinc finger protein 335 isoform X6 produces MEENAVESSSDAAPQEAQEEPTESGLGVGSSDAVSADSTDAAAGPGCLSRADDSAVGQSSDSSGVSLEEVSESSSSTDVVPRVYLPDSSSIAQSTLVSSVSTVSQSIMVSESPQVLVHSSVVTDGATVVSDSTASTSSDLGSAIDKIIESTIGPDIIQSCIAVTSAEDGGAETTQYLILQGPDDGAPMVSQVATSALANSLVIEAVADGPTSTCLEQPGPSGPSKRLEVVEVPIKSERDQETDGGEELNQPDMETLEEMMEVVVVQQFKCKMCQYKSVSKKTLINHMKERHFQPVGSALALKKGRPRKGGAAPKTEEEEAPEEEDDDIMDAGAIDDPEEDSDYNPAEDEPRGRQPKYGRSVPTSSEERPRRRPGRPRKLPRLENMPQDVPEGGEVEPLVTSQGTPSRELQKSEASSSSGLENGTGESLAEPSISQSDSENKDPSSNAGAEEADAVPRRRGRPSRRFLGKKYRKYMGRRYYYKSPKPLMRPYLCRICGSRFLTHDDLRFHVNSHEANDPQLFKCLQCSYRSRRWSSLKEHMFNHVGSKPYKCEECNYTSVYKKDVIRHSTVHSRDRKKRADPPPKLNSFPCPVCNRVYPMQKRLTQHMKTHSTEKPHMCDKCGKSFKKRYTFKMHLLTHIQAIANRRFKCEFCDYVCEDKKVLLNHQLSHMNDKPYKCSICKYSTFREDFLVSHMAVKHTGGKPFACEFCHFTTKHKKNLRLHVQCRHADSFEEWAQRHPEEPPCRRRPFFTLQQIEELKQQHSQVQAPAEPEASPQAVTGAEPPVLSQSSLEGATIIYEQDVAGSAELATQTALDLLLNMSAQRELATGSLQVAVVKPDDPGETPGPCEPQTQEEEAKVDSKEQQQKLVMLHVAEPGQTLVQEAYREASLGGSELQQITIPFGGTAEYSIIAPISEEIQTPGTLYSSEEESPVETSHAVVVSGAVVTEEALKDHNNHYIMSSSVPGSQFQTVEPLSGDAAVPSPVEGQEAQPADVKWPLVQCVTRQLQKDSSLSPASEGQEVSSPKVKWPVLQGMAKKLSCKVSTAKKLSCKISTAKKFSCKICTAMFTGRAEMESHKRAHIGTSTFKCPDCNFTATLWPEVRSHMVQHASLRPHKCPHCSFASKNKKDLRRHMLTHTNEKPFACHVCGQRFNRNGHLKFHTQRLHSSEGKRPGPAAAQQTIILNSDEDTLATLHTALQAGQAVLAPERLQQALGQEHILVTQEQSVTSQEEAAYIQEITTADGQTVQHLVTADNQVQYIIAQEGVPHLLPQEYVVVPEGHHIQVQDGQITHIQYEQGSQFLPESQIQYMPVSPEQQLVTQAQLEAAAHSAVSGLPTLRGATGAAHGAGPGEGGSSTGEHWGTEGLAGTAPQEPLPQQGGEGDAGCGQPDEPHPGLHLVCQCPPAPQEGEQGGLGHAQRLGRRGQRGRGGPTSC; encoded by the exons ATGGAGGAGAATGCGGTGGAGAGCAGCAGCGACGCGGCCCCGCAGGAGGCGCAGGAGGAGCCCACCGAGAGCGGGCTGGGCGTCGGGAGCTCGGACGCCGTGTCGGCGGACAGCACCGACGCCGCCGCGGGGCCCGGGTGCCTCTCCCGCGCCGATGACTCCGCCGTGGGACAGAGCTCTGACAGCAGCGGGGTCTCCTTG gAAGAGGTCTCGGAGAGTAGCTCCAGCACAGATGTCGTTCCCCGGGTTTACCTGCCAGACTCATCCTCCATCGCCCAATCCACCTTGGTCTCCAGTGTCTCCACTGTGAGCCAGTCCATCATGGTGTCAGAGTCCCCACAAGTCCTGGTCCACTCCAGTGTGGTCACTGATGGAGCCACAGTCGTGTCAGACTCCACTGCATCCACTTCCTCAGACCTGGGCTCTGCCATTGACAAAATCATTGAGTCCACGATCGGGCCGGACATCATCCAGA gctgcatCGCCGTGACCAGTGCGGAGGATGGAGGGGCAGAGACCACCCAGTACCTCATTCTGCAAGGCCCTGATGATG GTGCTCCCATGGTGTCCCAGGTGGCTACATCTGCTCTGGCCAATAGTTTGGTGATAGAAGCTGTTGCTGATGGACCTACCTCCACGTGCCTTGAGCAGCCCGGCCCTTCAGGCCCATCCAAAAGGTTGGAAGTGGTGGAGGTGCCCATAAAGTCAGAGCGGGATCAAGAGACGGATGGTGGGGAGGAGCTGAACCAGCCAGACATGGAGACCCTGGAGGAGATGatggaggtggtggtggtgcagCAGTTCAAGTGCAAGATGTGTCAGTACAAGAGTGTCTCCAAGAAAACGCTGATTAACCACATGAAAGAACGTCACTTCCAGCCAG TGGGTTCAGCTCTGGCTTTGAAAAAAGGGCGACCACGAAAAGGGGGAGCTGCTCCAaagacagaggaggaggaggccccAGAAGAAGAAGATGATGATATCATGGATGCTGGTGCTATTGATGACCCTGAAG AGGACAGTGACTACAACCCAGCTGAGGATGAGCCGCGGGGGCGACAGCCCAAGTACGGCCGCAGTGTCCCCACGTCCAGCGAGGAGAGGCCGCGCCGACGCCCGGGGAGACCCCGCAAGCTCCCTCGCCTGGAGAACATGCCTCAGGATGTGCCAGAAG gaggggaggtgGAGCCCCTGGTGACGTCCCAAGGCACACCGAGCCGTGAGCTGCAGAAGTCGGAGGCATCCAGTTCCTCTGGCCTGGAGAATGGGACCGGTGAGAGCCTGGCGGAGCCAAGCATCAGCCAGTCCGACTCTGAGAACAAGGACCCTTCCTCCAACGCGGGTGCTGAGGAGGCAGACGCTGTCCCTCGGCGGCGTGGGCGGCCCTCCCGCCGCTTCCTGGGCAAGAAATACCGCAAGTACATGGGGCGCAG GTACTACTACAAGTCCCCCAAGCCCCTGATGCGGCCGTACCTGTGCCGGATCTGCGGCTCACGGTTCCTCACACACGACGATCTGCGCTTCCACGTCAACTCGCACGAGGCCAACGACCCACAGCTCTTCAAGTGTCTGCAGTGCAGCTACCGCTCCCGGCGCTGGTCCTCCCTCAAG GAGCACATGTTCAACCATGTGGGCAGCAAGCCCTACAAGTGTGAGGAGTGCAATTACACCAGCGTATACAAGAAGGATGTCATCCGGCACTCCACGGTGCACAGCCGGGACAG gaAGAAGAGAGCTGATCCG CCACCAAAGCTGAACTCCTTCCCGTGCCCCGTCTGCAATCGTGTCTACCCCATGCAGAAGAGGCTTACGCAGCACATGAAGACACACAGCACAGAGAAGCCTCACATGTGTGACAAG TGTGGGAAGTCCTTTAAGAAGCGCTACACCTTCAAGATGCACCTGCTGACACACATCCAGGCCATCGCCAACCGCAG GTTCAAGTGTGAGTTCTGTGACTATGTCTGCGAGGATAAGAAGGTCCTTCTGAACCACCAGCTGTCACACATGAATGACAAGCCCTACAAGTGCAGCATCTGCAAGTATTCCACCTTCCGGGAGGACTTCCTGGTCTCGCACATGGCGGTCAAGCACACAG gagggaagcCGTTCGCTTGCGAGTTCTGTCACTTCACCACCAAGCACAAGAAGAACCTGCGCCTGCATGTGCAGTGCCGCCACGCCGACTCCTTCGAGGAGTGGGCACAGCGGCACCCCGAGGAGCCGccctgccgccgccgccccttCTTCACCCTGCAGCAGATCGAggagctgaagcagcagcacagccaggtgcAGGCACCAGCTGAGCCGGAGGCCAGCCCACAG GCGGTCACAGGAGCAGAACCCCCTGTCCTCTCACAGAGTTCCCTGGAAGGGGCCACCATCATCTACGAACAAG ATGTGGCTGGATCAGCAGAGCTGGCCACACAGACAGCCCTGGATCTGCTGCTGAACATGAGCGCCCAGCGAGAGCTGGCCACAGGCTCACTGCAG GTGGCAGTGGTGAAGCCAGATGACCCAGGAGAGACGCCAGGCCCCTGTGAGCCACAgacacaggaggaggaggcgaAGGTGGACtcaaaggagcagcagcagaaattgGTGATGCTGCACgtggcagagcctgggcagacaCTGGTGCAGGAGGCTTACAGGGAGGCAAGCCTGGGTGGCTCGGAGCTGCAGCAGATCACCATCCCCTTTGGCGGGACAGCAGAGTACAGCATCATTGCACCCATCAGTGAGGAGATCCAGACCCCTGGCACACTGTACAG CAGTGAGGAGGAGAGCCCTGTGGAGACCTCCCACGCAGTTGTGGTGAGCGGGGCTGTGGTGACGGAGGAGGCTCTGAAGGACCATAACAATCATTACATCATGTCATCCAGTGTCCCAGGGAGCCAGTTCCAGACTGTGGAG CCCCTCAGTGGGGATGCTGCAGTTCCCTCGCCTGTGGAGGGCCAGGAGGCTCAGCCCGCCGATGTCAAGTGGCCCCTGGTGCAGTGTGTCACCAGGCAGCTCCAGAAGGACTCGTCTTTATCCCCAGCCTCCGAGGGGCAGGAAGTCTCATCCCCAAAGGTCAAGTGGCCTGTACTCCAAGGCATGGCCAAGAAGCTCTCGTGCAAAGTTTCCACAGCCAAGAAGCTCTCATGCAAGATTTCCACAGCCAAAAAGTTTTCATGCAAGATTTGCACAGCCATGTtcacagggagagcagagatGGAGAGTCACAAGAGAGCCCACATTGGGACCAGCACCTTCAAGTGTCCCGACTGTAACTTCACTGCCACGCTCTGGCCGGAGGTCCGG AGCCACATGGTCCAGCATGCCAGTCTCCGGCCACACAAGTGCCCCCACTGCAGCTTTGCCTCCAAGAACAAGAAGGACCTGCGCAGGCACATGCTGACCCACACCAACGAGAAGCCCTTCGCGTGCCATGTCTGTGGGCAGAG GTTCAACCGTAATGGGCACCTCAAGTTCCACACGCAGCGTTTGCACAGCTCTGAGGGGAAGAGGCCAGggcctgctgctgcccagcagaCCATCATCCTGAACAGTGATGAGGACACCCTGGCCACCCTGCACA cagctctgcaggccgGCCAGGCCGTGCTGGCTCCTGAGAGGCTGCAGCaggccctggggcaggagcacatCCTTGTCACACAGGAGCAGAGCGTCACCAGCCAG GAGGAGGCAGCCTACATCCAGGAGATCACGACTGCAGACGGGCAGACAGTACAGCACTTAGTGACCGCTGACAACCAG GTTCAATACATTATTGCCCAGGAAGGCGTCCCACACTTGCTTCCCCAGGAGTATGTTGTTGTCCCAGAGGGACATCACATCCAG GTACAGGATGGTCAGATCACCCACATCCAGTATGAGCAGGGCAGCCAGTTCCTCCCGGAGTCGCAG ATCCAGTACATGCCCGTGTCACCTGAGCAGCAGCTCGTCAcccaggcacagctggaagCAGCGGCACACTCGGCTGTCTCAG
- the ZNF335 gene encoding zinc finger protein 335 isoform X3 yields MEENAVESSSDAAPQEAQEEPTESGLGVGSSDAVSADSTDAAAGPGCLSRADDSAVGQSSDSSGVSLEEVSESSSSTDVVPRVYLPDSSSIAQSTLVSSVSTVSQSIMVSESPQVLVHSSVVTDGATVVSDSTASTSSDLGSAIDKIIESTIGPDIIQSCIAVTSAEDGGAETTQYLILQGPDDGAPMVSQVATSALANSLVIEAVADGPTSTCLEQPGPSGPSKRLEVVEVPIKSERDQETDGGEELNQPDMETLEEMMEVVVVQQFKCKMCQYKSVSKKTLINHMKERHFQPVGSALALKKGRPRKGGAAPKTEEEEAPEEEDDDIMDAGAIDDPEEDSDYNPAEDEPRGRQPKYGRSVPTSSEERPRRRPGRPRKLPRLENMPQDVPEGGEVEPLVTSQGTPSRELQKSEASSSSGLENGTGESLAEPSISQSDSENKDPSSNAGAEEADAVPRRRGRPSRRFLGKKYRKYMGRRYYYKSPKPLMRPYLCRICGSRFLTHDDLRFHVNSHEANDPQLFKCLQCSYRSRRWSSLKEHMFNHVGSKPYKCEECNYTSVYKKDVIRHSTVHSRDRKKRADPPPKLNSFPCPVCNRVYPMQKRLTQHMKTHSTEKPHMCDKCGKSFKKRYTFKMHLLTHIQAIANRRFKCEFCDYVCEDKKVLLNHQLSHMNDKPYKCSICKYSTFREDFLVSHMAVKHTGGKPFACEFCHFTTKHKKNLRLHVQCRHADSFEEWAQRHPEEPPCRRRPFFTLQQIEELKQQHSQVQAPAEPEASPQAPLGPLTCHTVQAVTGAEPPVLSQSSLEGATIIYEQDVAGSAELATQTALDLLLNMSAQRELATGSLQVAVVKPDDPGETPGPCEPQTQEEEAKVDSKEQQQKLVMLHVAEPGQTLVQEAYREASLGGSELQQITIPFGGTAEYSIIAPISEEIQTPGTLYSSEEESPVETSHAVVVSGAVVTEEALKDHNNHYIMSSSVPGSQFQTVEPLSGDAAVPSPVEGQEAQPADVKWPLVQCVTRQLQKDSSLSPASEGQEVSSPKVKWPVLQGMAKKLSCKVSTAKKLSCKISTAKKFSCKICTAMFTGRAEMESHKRAHIGTSTFKCPDCNFTATLWPEVRSHMVQHASLRPHKCPHCSFASKNKKDLRRHMLTHTNEKPFACHVCGQRFNRNGHLKFHTQRLHSSEGKRPGPAAAQQTIILNSDEDTLATLHTLQAGQAVLAPERLQQALGQEHILVTQEQSVTSQEEAAYIQEITTADGQTVQHLVTADNQVQYIIAQEGVPHLLPQEYVVVPEGHHIQVQDGQITHIQYEQGSQFLPESQIQYMPVSPEQQLVTQAQLEAAAHSAVSGLPTLRGATGAAHGAGPGEGGSSTGEHWGTEGLAGTAPQEPLPQQGGEGDAGCGQPDEPHPGLHLVCQCPPAPQEGEQGGLGHAQRLGRRGQRGRGGPTSC; encoded by the exons ATGGAGGAGAATGCGGTGGAGAGCAGCAGCGACGCGGCCCCGCAGGAGGCGCAGGAGGAGCCCACCGAGAGCGGGCTGGGCGTCGGGAGCTCGGACGCCGTGTCGGCGGACAGCACCGACGCCGCCGCGGGGCCCGGGTGCCTCTCCCGCGCCGATGACTCCGCCGTGGGACAGAGCTCTGACAGCAGCGGGGTCTCCTTG gAAGAGGTCTCGGAGAGTAGCTCCAGCACAGATGTCGTTCCCCGGGTTTACCTGCCAGACTCATCCTCCATCGCCCAATCCACCTTGGTCTCCAGTGTCTCCACTGTGAGCCAGTCCATCATGGTGTCAGAGTCCCCACAAGTCCTGGTCCACTCCAGTGTGGTCACTGATGGAGCCACAGTCGTGTCAGACTCCACTGCATCCACTTCCTCAGACCTGGGCTCTGCCATTGACAAAATCATTGAGTCCACGATCGGGCCGGACATCATCCAGA gctgcatCGCCGTGACCAGTGCGGAGGATGGAGGGGCAGAGACCACCCAGTACCTCATTCTGCAAGGCCCTGATGATG GTGCTCCCATGGTGTCCCAGGTGGCTACATCTGCTCTGGCCAATAGTTTGGTGATAGAAGCTGTTGCTGATGGACCTACCTCCACGTGCCTTGAGCAGCCCGGCCCTTCAGGCCCATCCAAAAGGTTGGAAGTGGTGGAGGTGCCCATAAAGTCAGAGCGGGATCAAGAGACGGATGGTGGGGAGGAGCTGAACCAGCCAGACATGGAGACCCTGGAGGAGATGatggaggtggtggtggtgcagCAGTTCAAGTGCAAGATGTGTCAGTACAAGAGTGTCTCCAAGAAAACGCTGATTAACCACATGAAAGAACGTCACTTCCAGCCAG TGGGTTCAGCTCTGGCTTTGAAAAAAGGGCGACCACGAAAAGGGGGAGCTGCTCCAaagacagaggaggaggaggccccAGAAGAAGAAGATGATGATATCATGGATGCTGGTGCTATTGATGACCCTGAAG AGGACAGTGACTACAACCCAGCTGAGGATGAGCCGCGGGGGCGACAGCCCAAGTACGGCCGCAGTGTCCCCACGTCCAGCGAGGAGAGGCCGCGCCGACGCCCGGGGAGACCCCGCAAGCTCCCTCGCCTGGAGAACATGCCTCAGGATGTGCCAGAAG gaggggaggtgGAGCCCCTGGTGACGTCCCAAGGCACACCGAGCCGTGAGCTGCAGAAGTCGGAGGCATCCAGTTCCTCTGGCCTGGAGAATGGGACCGGTGAGAGCCTGGCGGAGCCAAGCATCAGCCAGTCCGACTCTGAGAACAAGGACCCTTCCTCCAACGCGGGTGCTGAGGAGGCAGACGCTGTCCCTCGGCGGCGTGGGCGGCCCTCCCGCCGCTTCCTGGGCAAGAAATACCGCAAGTACATGGGGCGCAG GTACTACTACAAGTCCCCCAAGCCCCTGATGCGGCCGTACCTGTGCCGGATCTGCGGCTCACGGTTCCTCACACACGACGATCTGCGCTTCCACGTCAACTCGCACGAGGCCAACGACCCACAGCTCTTCAAGTGTCTGCAGTGCAGCTACCGCTCCCGGCGCTGGTCCTCCCTCAAG GAGCACATGTTCAACCATGTGGGCAGCAAGCCCTACAAGTGTGAGGAGTGCAATTACACCAGCGTATACAAGAAGGATGTCATCCGGCACTCCACGGTGCACAGCCGGGACAG gaAGAAGAGAGCTGATCCG CCACCAAAGCTGAACTCCTTCCCGTGCCCCGTCTGCAATCGTGTCTACCCCATGCAGAAGAGGCTTACGCAGCACATGAAGACACACAGCACAGAGAAGCCTCACATGTGTGACAAG TGTGGGAAGTCCTTTAAGAAGCGCTACACCTTCAAGATGCACCTGCTGACACACATCCAGGCCATCGCCAACCGCAG GTTCAAGTGTGAGTTCTGTGACTATGTCTGCGAGGATAAGAAGGTCCTTCTGAACCACCAGCTGTCACACATGAATGACAAGCCCTACAAGTGCAGCATCTGCAAGTATTCCACCTTCCGGGAGGACTTCCTGGTCTCGCACATGGCGGTCAAGCACACAG gagggaagcCGTTCGCTTGCGAGTTCTGTCACTTCACCACCAAGCACAAGAAGAACCTGCGCCTGCATGTGCAGTGCCGCCACGCCGACTCCTTCGAGGAGTGGGCACAGCGGCACCCCGAGGAGCCGccctgccgccgccgccccttCTTCACCCTGCAGCAGATCGAggagctgaagcagcagcacagccaggtgcAGGCACCAGCTGAGCCGGAGGCCAGCCCACAG GCGCCTCTTGGCCCCCTCACCTGCCACACGGTCCAGGCGGTCACAGGAGCAGAACCCCCTGTCCTCTCACAGAGTTCCCTGGAAGGGGCCACCATCATCTACGAACAAG ATGTGGCTGGATCAGCAGAGCTGGCCACACAGACAGCCCTGGATCTGCTGCTGAACATGAGCGCCCAGCGAGAGCTGGCCACAGGCTCACTGCAG GTGGCAGTGGTGAAGCCAGATGACCCAGGAGAGACGCCAGGCCCCTGTGAGCCACAgacacaggaggaggaggcgaAGGTGGACtcaaaggagcagcagcagaaattgGTGATGCTGCACgtggcagagcctgggcagacaCTGGTGCAGGAGGCTTACAGGGAGGCAAGCCTGGGTGGCTCGGAGCTGCAGCAGATCACCATCCCCTTTGGCGGGACAGCAGAGTACAGCATCATTGCACCCATCAGTGAGGAGATCCAGACCCCTGGCACACTGTACAG CAGTGAGGAGGAGAGCCCTGTGGAGACCTCCCACGCAGTTGTGGTGAGCGGGGCTGTGGTGACGGAGGAGGCTCTGAAGGACCATAACAATCATTACATCATGTCATCCAGTGTCCCAGGGAGCCAGTTCCAGACTGTGGAG CCCCTCAGTGGGGATGCTGCAGTTCCCTCGCCTGTGGAGGGCCAGGAGGCTCAGCCCGCCGATGTCAAGTGGCCCCTGGTGCAGTGTGTCACCAGGCAGCTCCAGAAGGACTCGTCTTTATCCCCAGCCTCCGAGGGGCAGGAAGTCTCATCCCCAAAGGTCAAGTGGCCTGTACTCCAAGGCATGGCCAAGAAGCTCTCGTGCAAAGTTTCCACAGCCAAGAAGCTCTCATGCAAGATTTCCACAGCCAAAAAGTTTTCATGCAAGATTTGCACAGCCATGTtcacagggagagcagagatGGAGAGTCACAAGAGAGCCCACATTGGGACCAGCACCTTCAAGTGTCCCGACTGTAACTTCACTGCCACGCTCTGGCCGGAGGTCCGG AGCCACATGGTCCAGCATGCCAGTCTCCGGCCACACAAGTGCCCCCACTGCAGCTTTGCCTCCAAGAACAAGAAGGACCTGCGCAGGCACATGCTGACCCACACCAACGAGAAGCCCTTCGCGTGCCATGTCTGTGGGCAGAG GTTCAACCGTAATGGGCACCTCAAGTTCCACACGCAGCGTTTGCACAGCTCTGAGGGGAAGAGGCCAGggcctgctgctgcccagcagaCCATCATCCTGAACAGTGATGAGGACACCCTGGCCACCCTGCACA ctctgcaggccgGCCAGGCCGTGCTGGCTCCTGAGAGGCTGCAGCaggccctggggcaggagcacatCCTTGTCACACAGGAGCAGAGCGTCACCAGCCAG GAGGAGGCAGCCTACATCCAGGAGATCACGACTGCAGACGGGCAGACAGTACAGCACTTAGTGACCGCTGACAACCAG GTTCAATACATTATTGCCCAGGAAGGCGTCCCACACTTGCTTCCCCAGGAGTATGTTGTTGTCCCAGAGGGACATCACATCCAG GTACAGGATGGTCAGATCACCCACATCCAGTATGAGCAGGGCAGCCAGTTCCTCCCGGAGTCGCAG ATCCAGTACATGCCCGTGTCACCTGAGCAGCAGCTCGTCAcccaggcacagctggaagCAGCGGCACACTCGGCTGTCTCAG